A DNA window from Paenibacillus andongensis contains the following coding sequences:
- a CDS encoding glycosyltransferase family 4 protein yields MNVLFVYYIASGGMDTLNRQRCLALRRHGINGHCLYYQWGSGLNNASDIPTFISNSDLEIKTILDQGQYGAVIVTTDYPSLLRFRSLGYTGKIFLEIQGLGSKETARIELLTAQQYVHAYANGLINPNTPHIATLFHELYTHTPKFMFNNCFDFTRFHYHAWPKLTYRVMAWMGRIEENKNWREFLHIGSHLIRGYDASFQLWMFEDANLSRPEERQAFHELVQQLELEKHLQLFSNVPHTEMANFLSIIGDSGGLLCSTSIMEGQPYSILEAMSCRCPVLTTNSDGVSNSIYHNETGKYYSRGDIDHAVHEAIDLMGNAPLREHIRSTAVHHVQTYFNPDLYCVQFINMLHSV; encoded by the coding sequence ATGAACGTCTTATTCGTGTATTACATTGCCAGCGGGGGCATGGATACGTTGAACCGACAACGATGCCTCGCGCTGCGCCGACACGGTATTAACGGTCATTGCCTTTATTACCAATGGGGCTCAGGCTTAAACAACGCAAGCGATATACCAACATTCATCAGCAATAGCGATCTCGAAATCAAAACGATCCTCGATCAAGGACAATATGGCGCTGTGATCGTGACAACCGACTATCCTTCCCTACTCCGCTTCCGCAGCCTTGGGTACACCGGCAAAATTTTTCTGGAAATACAAGGTCTCGGCTCCAAAGAAACAGCCCGAATAGAGCTGCTTACCGCTCAGCAATACGTGCACGCCTACGCGAACGGTCTGATCAACCCAAATACACCGCATATTGCCACTTTGTTTCACGAGTTGTACACGCATACTCCGAAATTTATGTTTAACAACTGCTTTGACTTCACTCGGTTCCACTATCATGCTTGGCCTAAACTGACATACCGAGTGATGGCGTGGATGGGACGTATTGAGGAGAACAAAAACTGGCGGGAATTTCTTCACATTGGATCTCATTTAATCCGGGGCTATGACGCTTCCTTTCAACTGTGGATGTTCGAAGACGCGAACTTGTCACGGCCCGAGGAAAGGCAAGCTTTTCACGAACTCGTGCAGCAGTTGGAACTCGAAAAACATCTGCAGTTATTCTCCAATGTGCCTCATACGGAAATGGCAAACTTTCTCTCCATTATCGGCGACTCAGGTGGCCTCCTCTGCTCGACTTCCATCATGGAAGGGCAGCCCTATTCGATATTAGAAGCAATGAGCTGCCGCTGCCCCGTCCTGACTACAAATTCAGACGGTGTATCGAACTCAATCTATCACAATGAAACCGGAAAATACTATTCGCGCGGTGACATTGACCATGCGGTCCATGAGGCCATAGATCTGATGGGGAATGCTCCTCTTAGGGAGCACATCCGATCTACCGCAGTTCACCATGTACAAACGTATTTCAACCCAGATCTGTACTGCGTTCAATTTATCAACATGCTCCATTCCGTTTAA
- a CDS encoding NAD-dependent epimerase/dehydratase family protein: MKAVVTGGAGFIGSHLVEELLAEQFEVHIIDNLISGKQKHVNPQAIFHLADISSEQIKPLIVDIRPDVVFHLAAQADVQRSIQNPGYDAMVNLVGTIYLLEACRDAAVSKFIFASTSAVYGNLQKEQIVETDPTSPISYYGISKYSAESYIRVFQQLYGLPYTILRYGNVYGPRQTPKGEGGVVAVFMERIQQGAPLTIHGDGEQTRDFVYVKDVVRANVAAMKRGEQEIIHVSTANRTSINDLARLLTQFHGTDLPIIHSLAREGDIKHSNLNNQKGLECLGWQAKYEIRAGLEETYHSYMNESIRDVKET; encoded by the coding sequence ATGAAAGCTGTCGTTACCGGAGGTGCAGGCTTTATCGGCTCGCACCTTGTGGAAGAACTCCTTGCGGAGCAATTTGAGGTCCATATCATTGATAATCTGATTTCAGGTAAGCAGAAACATGTAAATCCACAAGCTATATTCCATTTGGCAGACATCAGCAGCGAACAAATAAAACCCCTCATCGTAGATATCCGACCTGATGTTGTTTTCCACCTTGCGGCTCAAGCAGATGTCCAGCGTTCCATTCAAAATCCGGGGTACGATGCCATGGTGAATCTAGTGGGAACGATCTATCTGCTTGAGGCATGCCGTGACGCAGCTGTTAGCAAATTCATCTTCGCTTCCACTTCCGCCGTATACGGAAACTTGCAGAAAGAGCAGATCGTCGAAACAGACCCGACGTCTCCTATTTCCTACTACGGCATTTCGAAATATTCCGCTGAATCCTACATCCGTGTGTTCCAGCAGCTATACGGACTGCCCTACACCATTCTTCGTTATGGAAATGTATACGGACCCAGACAAACGCCTAAAGGAGAAGGCGGCGTCGTTGCCGTCTTTATGGAACGTATTCAACAAGGAGCACCGCTGACGATTCATGGCGATGGTGAGCAAACCCGCGATTTCGTCTATGTCAAAGACGTAGTTCGTGCAAACGTAGCTGCTATGAAACGCGGGGAACAGGAGATCATTCATGTCAGCACTGCGAATCGAACATCCATCAATGATTTGGCACGGTTGCTGACGCAATTTCACGGGACAGATCTACCCATTATTCATTCCTTAGCTAGGGAAGGAGATATTAAACACAGCAATCTAAACAATCAAAAAGGGCTCGAATGCCTGGGGTGGCAGGCAAAGTATGAGATTCGCGCAGGTTTAGAAGAAACTTACCACTCTTATATGAACGAATCGATAAGAGACGTAAAGGAAACATGA
- a CDS encoding glycosyltransferase family 2 protein: MSNQRIQRKRKQPNSSVTLHQHQPKVSVIIPVCNEARTLAKVIREAFRVHPQTEVIVVDNGSTDGSKRVATGLGARVISFSQRLGHDVGRSIGAMQAKGDILLFLDADFVVSAKETIPLIRAVQQGVDVALNKYNGIVTKASVHRVVLAKHALNAILGRPDLHGASMTTIPHAISRKALNIIGVENLAVPPLAQAIAVQRGLHIKAAQLIQVGLRNRIRRRAKDVDPVGDLIIGDHLEAIGWLIQASNERANMDDQLRVREMMR; the protein is encoded by the coding sequence TTGAGTAATCAGCGTATTCAGCGGAAACGGAAGCAGCCAAACTCCTCCGTCACCTTGCATCAGCATCAGCCAAAAGTATCGGTCATCATTCCGGTTTGCAACGAAGCTCGTACCTTGGCCAAAGTCATTCGGGAAGCTTTCCGCGTGCATCCTCAAACCGAAGTCATTGTCGTTGATAATGGCTCTACGGATGGTAGTAAACGTGTAGCGACGGGATTAGGGGCTAGGGTTATCTCGTTTAGTCAACGGCTAGGACATGATGTTGGGAGAAGTATAGGTGCGATGCAAGCTAAAGGGGATATCCTATTATTCCTTGATGCGGATTTTGTTGTATCTGCCAAGGAAACAATCCCACTGATCCGAGCTGTGCAGCAAGGTGTTGATGTAGCATTAAATAAATATAATGGAATCGTAACGAAAGCGAGTGTTCATAGGGTTGTTTTAGCCAAACACGCACTTAATGCGATATTAGGCCGGCCAGACTTACACGGCGCCTCTATGACGACGATCCCACACGCAATTAGTCGCAAAGCGCTTAACATTATTGGAGTTGAGAATTTAGCGGTTCCACCTTTGGCCCAAGCCATAGCTGTACAACGCGGACTTCATATAAAGGCAGCGCAGCTTATCCAAGTCGGGCTCAGAAATCGCATCCGAAGAAGGGCAAAAGATGTGGACCCCGTAGGTGATCTCATTATCGGCGATCATTTGGAAGCCATTGGTTGGCTGATCCAAGCCTCTAATGAAAGAGCGAATATGGATGACCAATTGCGTGTTAGAGAAATGATGAGGTGA
- a CDS encoding glycosyltransferase family 2 protein, with translation MKLSIKKPKPRPTSAVMNKKRTRFKRSSLRSRSKRTLSLTRTELYWRNWGKRAGQQDALAHDITKEPYQKKALNNLWVERANSQLLTANGQSYEAASKGYVKGYFKAAKLQVPDWMLIPTARSVCAIVSVMNEERTIVKVIKQLNRLPLDEIIIIVNGSSDRTLEKVRAHSHALIVHYPDPLGHDVGRSIGAKLSHSDILLFLDGDFVVQAEKLIPFIYDVERGSDLVLNNITPYLPLFSRWDSVTVMKRFLNTTLKRPELNANSLTAVPHALSRNALERIGCSELMVPPKAQVNAILAGLRITAPTSVNVVSENKIRSHNRGKNNTVARLIIGDHVEALQLAMQLKGERIVFPDIIRKREFLKR, from the coding sequence ATGAAGCTGAGCATCAAGAAACCAAAGCCTCGACCTACATCCGCAGTAATGAATAAAAAGCGAACCCGGTTTAAGAGATCTTCGCTTCGTTCTCGTTCGAAGCGTACCCTTTCCCTAACAAGAACCGAGCTATACTGGAGAAATTGGGGGAAACGAGCCGGACAACAAGATGCACTCGCGCACGATATTACAAAGGAGCCTTACCAAAAGAAAGCACTCAATAACCTATGGGTGGAGCGGGCTAATTCCCAGTTACTTACTGCCAACGGACAAAGCTATGAAGCAGCGTCAAAAGGGTATGTGAAAGGTTACTTTAAAGCGGCTAAATTGCAAGTCCCCGATTGGATGCTGATCCCAACAGCGCGTTCCGTTTGCGCGATTGTGAGCGTGATGAATGAGGAGCGTACAATCGTGAAGGTCATAAAGCAGCTAAATCGATTGCCATTGGATGAGATCATCATTATCGTGAATGGATCGAGTGATCGCACTTTAGAGAAAGTAAGAGCGCACTCGCATGCTCTTATCGTTCATTACCCAGATCCATTGGGCCATGATGTCGGGAGGTCGATTGGCGCTAAACTGTCTCATTCGGATATTTTGCTCTTTTTGGATGGAGATTTTGTCGTGCAGGCCGAGAAACTTATTCCTTTCATCTATGATGTTGAACGTGGTTCAGATCTTGTGCTAAACAACATAACACCGTATTTACCTCTTTTTTCACGCTGGGATTCCGTAACTGTGATGAAGAGGTTTCTTAATACAACATTGAAAAGACCGGAACTGAATGCGAACTCGCTTACAGCAGTTCCTCATGCTCTATCGAGGAATGCACTGGAACGCATCGGATGTTCCGAGTTAATGGTTCCACCCAAAGCACAGGTAAACGCGATTCTGGCGGGATTACGGATTACTGCGCCAACAAGTGTTAACGTCGTATCTGAGAACAAAATCCGAAGTCACAATAGAGGGAAGAACAACACCGTTGCCCGCTTGATTATTGGAGATCATGTGGAGGCGCTGCAGCTTGCGATGCAGTTGAAAGGCGAGCGAATTGTGTTTCCGGATATCATAAGAAAAAGGGAATTTCTAAAGAGGTGA
- a CDS encoding glycosyltransferase family 2 protein yields MQVTSIVIPTYNGLPLLKECVASIRRHTSVPFEIIVVDNGSQDGTLEYCYRERLKLVSIPVNRGFPAACNYGLHIATGNALMLLNNDTIVTPNWLDNLLRCLYSSEDIGMVGPVTNYASGKQQIQEPFTNIDDMVAKYNNVNTSLWQETERLVGICLLFKREMLDKVGFMDERFSPGHFEDDDLCYRARLAGYRLLITGDCFIFHHGSVSFNKKSQEDVQGLLQINRQKFIDKWGVDPHNFI; encoded by the coding sequence ATGCAGGTAACCAGTATCGTGATTCCAACTTATAATGGTCTTCCTTTACTGAAAGAGTGTGTAGCATCAATTCGAAGACATACTTCAGTTCCATTTGAAATTATCGTAGTTGATAATGGATCACAGGATGGAACCCTGGAATACTGCTATAGAGAGCGATTGAAGCTGGTTTCAATTCCAGTTAATCGCGGCTTCCCTGCTGCTTGTAATTATGGTCTTCACATAGCGACTGGAAATGCCTTGATGCTGCTCAATAACGATACCATCGTGACCCCGAATTGGTTGGATAATCTGCTGCGCTGTTTGTACAGTAGTGAGGACATAGGCATGGTAGGTCCTGTGACGAATTATGCGAGCGGTAAACAGCAGATTCAGGAACCATTTACGAACATAGACGATATGGTTGCGAAATATAACAACGTGAATACTTCTTTATGGCAGGAAACAGAACGCTTGGTCGGGATCTGCTTACTTTTCAAAAGGGAAATGTTAGATAAAGTTGGCTTTATGGACGAAAGATTTTCCCCAGGGCACTTCGAAGACGATGATTTATGTTATCGGGCTCGCCTTGCAGGATATCGCTTGCTCATCACAGGGGATTGCTTCATCTTCCATCACGGCAGTGTGAGCTTTAACAAAAAGAGTCAAGAGGATGTGCAAGGGCTGCTGCAGATAAATCGCCAGAAGTTTATAGATAAATGGGGCGTTGATCCGCACAACTTCATTTAA
- a CDS encoding nucleoside-diphosphate sugar epimerase: MEQRVTTIISHIAASHREMSRILETHRSVSSQMAAIAGDIPDSHPHFDGVGMLQEQALQLTKNITAYLNSLANLEEAIAQQTEIVMKEMKDPEDEE; this comes from the coding sequence TTGGAACAGCGTGTGACAACAATTATTTCCCACATTGCAGCCTCTCATCGTGAGATGTCTAGAATCTTGGAGACGCACCGAAGTGTTTCGTCGCAAATGGCTGCAATTGCGGGCGACATACCTGACTCGCACCCTCATTTCGATGGCGTAGGCATGCTGCAGGAACAAGCATTACAACTAACCAAGAATATAACGGCTTATTTAAATAGCCTAGCTAATTTGGAAGAGGCAATCGCACAGCAAACGGAAATTGTCATGAAAGAAATGAAAGACCCTGAAGATGAAGAATAG
- a CDS encoding restriction endonuclease subunit S, giving the protein MNRNELYLHMLDATAKLQHEIALMLEARVVEAEKSRNWICNHINSRNLEGHEHQMKQSGEIHEYVIELIDGLTKMENSLNRHMQALLGQNESGSGAGADGSNGVGNLFSFGEDDK; this is encoded by the coding sequence TTGAATAGAAATGAACTGTATTTGCATATGTTGGATGCTACTGCAAAGCTGCAGCATGAAATAGCTTTGATGTTGGAAGCTAGAGTGGTTGAAGCGGAGAAATCGCGCAACTGGATTTGCAATCATATTAACTCAAGGAATTTAGAGGGGCATGAACATCAGATGAAACAATCTGGAGAGATTCATGAGTATGTCATTGAGCTCATCGATGGCTTAACGAAGATGGAGAATTCCTTAAACCGACATATGCAGGCTCTTCTTGGACAAAATGAATCGGGATCAGGAGCGGGGGCAGACGGTTCGAACGGAGTGGGTAACTTATTCTCGTTTGGTGAGGATGATAAGTAA
- a CDS encoding ketoacyl-ACP synthase III: protein MSISPSLQARITAIGSYVPDRILSNADLQGMVDTNDEWIVQRTGIRERRIAAANEFTSHLCIAAVQNMLSRYPTALSDVDLIIVATHTPDLPSTPVACQIQAHFGIPATGAYDLNATCSGFVYALHTASGLVAAGVHRKVLVVGGDSVSKITDYTDRSTCILFGDGAGAVMVEREEEHPAFLAHHLGSDGTGGKHVYRTGLASELNGTPLTGEGKLVQNGREVYKYAVTTVPQGIEKLLAKSRLPHTAIDWFIPHSANLRIIESICDKSGIPFEKALYSLEYYGNTSAASIPLALDLGIQEGKVSTGDTLLLFGFGGGLTHAGLILRWG from the coding sequence ATGTCCATCTCTCCCTCATTGCAAGCCCGAATCACAGCAATCGGCAGCTACGTGCCCGATCGCATACTAAGCAACGCGGATCTTCAGGGAATGGTCGATACGAATGATGAATGGATCGTTCAACGCACAGGGATTCGGGAACGTAGAATTGCCGCAGCGAATGAATTCACAAGTCATTTATGTATAGCCGCCGTACAAAATATGCTCTCCAGATACCCGACAGCACTAAGCGATGTTGATTTAATCATTGTCGCTACCCATACACCGGATCTGCCTTCCACCCCAGTCGCTTGCCAGATTCAAGCTCATTTCGGCATCCCTGCAACTGGCGCCTATGACCTTAATGCCACCTGTTCCGGATTTGTTTATGCCTTGCATACAGCAAGCGGACTAGTTGCTGCTGGGGTACACCGCAAGGTTCTCGTCGTCGGCGGGGACTCCGTATCCAAAATCACGGACTACACGGACCGTTCCACCTGTATTCTTTTCGGTGATGGCGCCGGAGCCGTGATGGTTGAAAGAGAGGAAGAGCATCCTGCTTTCTTAGCTCATCATCTGGGATCGGACGGTACAGGCGGCAAGCATGTATACCGAACCGGCCTTGCCTCTGAATTGAACGGAACGCCATTAACGGGTGAAGGCAAGCTCGTCCAGAATGGCCGCGAGGTGTATAAATATGCCGTGACGACTGTCCCGCAAGGGATCGAAAAACTGCTCGCAAAAAGCCGGTTACCTCATACGGCAATTGATTGGTTCATTCCTCATAGCGCTAACCTTCGGATTATTGAGTCCATCTGTGACAAGAGCGGTATTCCGTTCGAAAAAGCGCTGTACAGCCTTGAATACTATGGCAATACTTCCGCGGCTTCCATTCCTCTTGCTCTGGATTTGGGCATACAAGAGGGTAAGGTCTCGACCGGCGATACGCTGCTGCTTTTTGGTTTTGGCGGGGGTCTTACTCACGCGGGATTAATCTTGCGTTGGGGATGA